The Phycodurus eques isolate BA_2022a chromosome 5, UOR_Pequ_1.1, whole genome shotgun sequence DNA segment CACTTGGCCTTTCTTTCTACCGACCGCCGCACGCCGACAGGGACAGTGAGTTCAGCACTCAGAGCTGCGTTTTCGGATAAGTCCCGAACGCACCGCGGGACGGGTACCTCGGTTCATCCATCATCATTGGCTCTCCGGTTTGAACGTCACTCGGAGATTCTGCAAAATTGCcgcaattttaattattttgggaaaatgtCTCATACTTTTATTAAattggtattattattttatttaagtcattttacgtttattttcatatactgtactgaaTATGACCATTTTTAGTTTCATAATTCAATTTagattttcctttttatttgtttcttgtcTGTATCATTtgaattctatttattttattttgtattatttcttcatttgtatttatattttaatatattttgacTGAATTTAATAGTATTATTACATTTGTGTTACTATATTCATTCAAGTAATTTTAGTTTTATATGCGCCGTATATTAGCCTTCTTGGCTTAATTATGATATTTCTagttcaatttgtatttatttatttctattttttattgtattatttcaatttaattgATGTAAATTTAATTGATAGGCCCCAAGGGCCTATCCAAACTATGATCACCACagtaaattataattttaataCATCTCTTTGCTGCTGCTAAAAGTATGGCATTATTATATCTAATGGTGATTACACAATACATTATTAGCTGTTATTTTGGAGTATATTAAATGAGTGGAGCTGTATGATTTAAGCTTAACCATGTGTCCGCTTGTCAGACGACGAGGTGAACTAATAATGAACGCGTGCATGTAGGTTGCGGGAGCGCGGCGGGCAGCGTGAGCGACGAGGGCGAGTCGGAGACGGGCTGGATCGAGGGTGCGGCCATCCTGCTGTCGGTGGCGTGCGTGGTGCTGGTGACGGCCTTCAACGACTGGAGCAAAGAGAAACAATTCCGAGGCCTCCAGAGTCGCATCGAGCAGGAGCAAAAGTTCAGCGTGCTGCGCGCGGGGCAGCTGGCGCAAGTCAAAGTGTCAGACATCGTCGTGGGCGACATTGCGCACGTCAAATATGGTCAGTGTACACGGCAGTACGCTATTACACATTTTACAGCCAGGGTACCACTGACTAACTAAACAACAACCACTGAACAACTACTGTACGTAATAACCAAACCGACCGACGGACTGCTTGACTGACAGACTGAACCAACTAACCAACATATTAACAACTACCTAACAAAGATTAAATGACCGATCGACCGACGACGGCCTGGCTacctcacaaaaacaaacaaacgaaaacTAACTAACTACCGTAACTGACTGACTCACTGACAGACTGACCAACCATCTAAAAACATCTACTACTTCTACTGCTACCACTACTACCAGACTAGTAAACAATCTAACTAATGTACTGAAAAGAAGACTAACTACAGGaaataactaaataactaaCAAGTACTATTACTACTACCTGACAAATGAACCAACTAACTGACTGATTGCCTGCGACCGATCAACCAACCAACAAACCAACCATCTAACAACTACtgtacctcaaaaaaaaaaaaaaaaaaaaaaacactgattgACAGATGAACAAGCAACCAACCATCTAACACGACTAAGTGACTGACTGACCGAGCGACTAGCCAACCATCTATCACCTAACAACAGTGAACAAACTGACTGATTGCCCAACCGACTGATTGATCAACCGACCAATGTCTCAGGAAAAAGTAATTAACTAACTGAACGGATGACTGACCAACCGTCCGACTGACCAACGAGCCATCTAAAGCTAACCCTAGCAAACACTAACTGATagaccaaccaaccaaccgacCAACCAACCATCTtacaactgactgactgactactGAACCAACTACAGTAAGACTCTTTCGAGAATGATCATGATAGTTCAGATGCCAATGTGTCTCTGTTGCCATGCCAATGCTCCTAATTTGCCAGGCGACCTCCTCCCCGCCGACGGCATCCTCATCCAAGGCAACGACCTGAAGATCGACGAGAGCTCCCTGACCGGCGAGTCGGACCACGTCAAGAAGAGCGCAGACAAAGATCCTATGTTGCTCTCAGGTGCTCGACTCACCTCACTTTACAGAAAttgattgagatattgcattacATACTGTAGGTACTATGCGCAGTGGCAGAGTACTGAGTGGTATGTATTAATTTTGTTTGTGGTATTTCTTTAATTTGGTTGAATTTCCCTCGCAATCATCTGTTTCGGGATCCAACTGTCCCCGTTCCGTCCTTGTCCAGGCACCCACGTTATGGAGGGCTCGGGCAAGATGGTGGTGACGGCGGTGGGCGTGAATTCTCAGACGGGCATCATCTTCGCGTTGCTCGGAGCCAGCGAGGAAGCAGGCGACGGAGACGATGACAAGGGTGACaaggggaagaagaaaaaaaaagaggagcgcAAGAAGAGGGAGAAAAAGGACAAGAAAAGTATGTTTGTGGAGTTCCTTAACAGTAAGATTGTTTAGTTAGATAACATCCTGTTTGTCTTTTACAGGTAAAAAAGAcgaaaaaggaaagaaaggtGAGCGGCAGGCACTGCATCTGGCCATGACTGCTTTTAACCAATTTGAACCAGTTCTAACTACTTCCTGTCTGCCTCTTACTGGTTCTGACATGTACTATCTGCGTCTATCTGGTTCTTTCTGCTTCCAACTGCTTGTAACTGGCTCTATCTGGTACTGTTCTGGTTCTGACTAGCTCTGTCTGCTTCTAAAGAGTTCTAACTGTCTCTAACTGGTTTAATCTGGTTCTAGCTGATTCTGTCTGGTTATAATTGTCTCTCTGCTTCTAATTCGTTGTATCTGCTTCTAACTCATTCTGTCTGCTTTTAACTCCTTCTGTTTGGTTCTGCCTTGCTCTAACTGCTTCTGTGTGTGAGTCTATCTCTAACTGGTTCTATCCGGTTTTATATGTTTTTAACTGGTACGGTCTGCTTCTAACTGAATCACTGTCTGGTTCAAACTGGATGCTTGTTGCACTGACCGTTGCAGTAGCAGCTGACCCCAGTTTTGCACAACCAATCAATGAATCAGTTGATCAATGAATCAGCCTTTCACCAAATCAAAAAAGAATACATCATTGCaccagcaaataaaaaaaaaatcaattagttGATCAGACTATGCAATCACTCAGGCAAACAACAGATTGacgaatcaatcaatcatccaACCAACTATTCTTTAATCTATCTATCATCAGTAATGcaacaaattgaaaaagaaaatggtcgATCAATTACTTAGTTGATTGAACAACCCACTATCTTTCCAGCTAAAGTGTCCAGCCACCGGTCAATCAATCATCCAATAAACTAATCAAATAGTTGATTCAACAACAAACCAGCCTTTCCTCCACCGATCCATCGCTTCATCTGTCATCCAAATAaccaatcaacaacaaaaatacatcagCTGATCGACAGACAAACTAAATAACTATCCAATAAATTAATCAGTCAACCTATGgattaattgttaaaataaatttaaaaaattcatccatccgaGCATCACTTCATATAGCCCCCAACCATTTGTCTGTCGAGCCAAGCAATCTACAGATCATGAAATCCTACGACCGATAAACCAACCACCTAtcatcccaaaaaataaataaaacaatcatatAATAAATGGATTGATAAACCAACATCATAGTTGTTGATGGCcattgttttgttgtctttgtcCCATATGCAATTTTGATTGATTGGTCGATCGATAATCAACCAACCAACAAAACATTctttctatccatctatctatcgcctccccccccccccaacccaatCAAGCAACcagatcagaatcatttttGTCTTACAACAAATCAATGAGATTATTGATTGTGTGCAAGGGTCCTGGACATGTTTCTGGTCAGGTTCCCGGGTACTAGTGAACCACGTAAGGCCGTTTggccacaccccccccccccccccccccccaccgagatacccccacccctcccccagcagcagGTGCTCTTGACTCTGTTGACGGCGATTAGGAGCAAGCAGATTAGCTCGCTTAAGCTCAGCGGCTTCTTTCTTTACTGCGGACcggcctgctgctgctgtttcttCTTCATGTCCACTAATAACCCATTGGgatcaagacacacacacacgcaggcacgcacgcgtgcgcgcgcacacacacacacacacacacacacacgcaccagcTTGTGCTGTCACACCTGGTTAACCCACGTTCAAACAGCTCGAGCGTGGGTCACTTGATTAGGAACACATCCAATGGCATTTAATACAAATACTCATAGAGCTAGaatgtttctaatatttcaaCGCTCTTGTGACCAAAATATTGGGAATGTCTGTCAGTATGAAACATGAATAAACGCATTGGTAAATATCATCTGACCACGTCGTGTCgtttctctggcagggaagagcAAAGACGGCGCGCCCGTGGAGATGGAACCGCTCAACAAGGATGCCGAaccagagaagaagaaaagcaacATGAGGAAGAAGGAGAAGTCGGTCCTCCAGGGGAAGCTGACCAAGCTGGCCGTGCAGATCGGCAAAGCAGGTAGGTGCGAATTGTTAGCttgaaaataacacattttggtttgaaagcAGGCCTTTTAGGGTCAATTCCAAGGATCCCTTAAGACAAACTTGTTGGCtcggtttttaaaaatgtagtcCCCAAAGGCAGTTCCACTTAACAACATGAAACGTAAAAGGTATGTCTATCACGAGTAGCAGAcccccaaaaaagtctcaagaagccatgcacGAAAAGACtgaggaagtctgccattttggtttgaagttgcGATTTAAGGGTCATTTCCAAGGATCCTTCAAAGGACTCCTAGAGATTTTGTACAGTCGGTACCAGATTTAAAGCATGTATTCGAACCAGATGGTTGacgctaaattgtgaaaaaattgaGTTTTTGGCATTGAATGTGGGTGCAGCATGGCGGTGAAATTTGATGACTCGCCGTAAAACCATTTCTACTGCCAGGCCTCTTCATGTCAACGCTGACCGTCATCATCCTCATCGTTCGCTTTGTCGTGGACACCTTCTGGATTCAGGGCATTCCCTGGACCAGCGAGTGCGTGCCCATCTACATGAAGTTCTTGGTCAAGTTCTTCATCATCGGCGTGACCGTGCTGGTGGTAGCTGTGCCTGAGGGTCTTCCTCTGGCCGTCACCATCTCCCTGGCCTACTCTGTCAAGGTGTGTCACCTTTCTACTCGAAACACTACACAAGAAGACATTTTTGCCGCaattattttccccaaaatctCTATATTTGTCCACATAGCGTATTTTCGCACAAGAGAAAGGCAACATGCCAATGCCATGTTTTGCTATTAAAACACTATAATTGTGAGTGTGGTTCCTCTGGGAAATGTTTGAGGtccctttgttttctttttagaaaatgaTGAAGGACAACAACTTGGTGCGCCACCTGGACGCCTGCGAGACGATGGGCAACGCCACAGCCATCTGCTCCGACAAGACCGGCACGCTGACCATGAACCGCATGACGGTGGTCCAGGTCTACCTGGCCGGATGCTACCACAAGAAGGTGCCCGAGCCTAGCCTGGTACACGCCAAGGTCCTGGACCTGCTGGTTCTCGGGATTGGGGTCAACTGCGCCTACACCACTAAGATTATGGTGAGATGTTAAAAATAGGCTGTCCATTCAGGACCTTGAGCTGGATGGATGCCACCAGAACCCAGAGAAACGCTGATCTCAGATCAGTCCAGAGGCTTCTCGTGCTCCTGCTTTTTGACTTCCTCAGTCAAATGGTGACGACTGATTATTGCTTAGGTCTTGTTTTCCACTGAACCATTAGCTTtggtttattttgttattatatgCATTTTTAGGCATTTCCTTTGGAAGGTCTCTGAAAATAGCCGATGCATATACTCGCATATTTGCCTTTTCAGCACATTTTCCTTCAATTTATTGATTATTGGGAGTTCTGCTCCGAAGTGTACCCTGGTGAGCTGAACCGAATGGTAATGATTGGtggaaatgtaacattttggtCCAGTTTGTTACGCTGCGCCCTTCTTTGGCACACTGTCATTGGGTACCGAGCATCCTGGTCGGTACCTAAAGGGGTGGAGCTAGATGCAATGATGCCACGGTAGGATTTCACGTTATTATGCAATGCTCTGATGTCATGCTAAGATAGTCACACTATGATATCATGCTAGGATGTTGTGATGTCTTGCTACAATGCTACACTTAAGACGTCACGTTATCATGTTGCGCTTGGATTTTGTCACACAATGATGCCATTCTATGATGTCACATTGTGATGTCATACTATGATGTCACGCTGTGATGTCTTGCTATGATGTCACGCTGTGATGTTGCACGAGGATGTTATGATATGATCTCACActgtcagtgttgggaaagttcttTTTCTACGCGAACTTCAAAAAATGAACAAGTTCAGTTAATAGTTCAGTTTTCAAAGTTTTTAACTAAGTTCCGCATTCCAAAGATGAAGTAGTCCATCGttcttttttgggtttttttctcaatatgttgctgacaggctattCCCCTTATATAATGGCATttaattttcccattgttgccaccctattcagtccacacttagtagccagctgcagctttcaccctataatcataaaaacatgaggaaaaatgtgttgcatgaattgtcttcttttttttttttttttaaataaggaattacaacaaaaacagaactttAGTCCTTaatatgcaaacaaaaacacgcaacacggTATGACAGGAGTCATGGTGAAAGGATATTGAAAACTTTGCATtactcgcagctctggctgactatattagcAAAATGTTagatctattcttatattacaaaacaaatatatcatGCTATGTTGTCATGCTGTGATGGTGCTATGATTTCATGCTACAGTGAAATGGCGAAGACTGGACCAATTGCTGGAAACATGAGTCAGCTTCTTGATTTGATTCTGGTTCTTTGTTCTCCGGAGCCCCCCGAAAAGGAGGGCGGTCTTCCTCGCCAGGTGGGCAACAAGACAGAATGTGCCTTACTGGGACTGAGCGTGGACCTGCAGCGGGACTACCAGAGCATCCGCAACGACATTCCCGAGGAGAAGCTCTTCAAGGTGTACACCTTCAACTCGGTCAGGAAGTCCATGAGCACCGTGCTCAAGAACCACGACGGCAGCTATCGCATGTTCAGCAAGGGAGCGTCCGAGATCCTGCTCAGGAAGTAGGTCCCTCGCATATGCAAGTACAGATACAGAGTGCAAACTACAAAGTTGCTGCTAATATGTGAATATATATTGTGACTCTGCAAGAGCGTATGAGTTGACTTTTGACTTGCTTCACCGAAatcatgacttgactcgactttgGATTTGCTTGAAACTTCACGGTCTTGAGACTGACTTCCGGTTCTCGCAGGTGCTGCAAGATCCTGACGGAAAATGGAGTGGCCAAAGCCTTCAAGCCTCGCGACCGAGAGAAGCTGATGAAGACGGTGATCGAGCCCATGGCCTCCGAGGGCCTAAGGACCATCTGTCTCGCCTACCGAGACTTTACTGCTGCCGACCAGCCCGACTGGGACGACGAGGCAGACATCCTCACTGGACTCACCTGCATCGCTGTGGTCGGCATTGAAGACCCTGTCAGACCTGAGGTACTCGGAACAGATATTTTCTGGCTTCTGAGGTAGTATCACAGCAGCGGGAAGGCACCTGTACGAATGGAAACTGTGTAAATCCGGAATGAGGGGTGGAAATTCTAACACATGATACTCACTTCTACCAGCCCGTAGTCTTGaaactctatccatccatccatttcccagaccacttatcctcacgagggtcacgggcatgctagagcctatcccagctgactctgggtcagaggcgggatacaccctgcattggtcgccagccaatcccagggcacatacgaacaaacaaccattcacactcacattcatacctaggggcaatttagagtcttcaattaacctaccgtgcggtaggttgggatgtgggaggaaaccggagtgcaaactccacacagtcctcagaactgcgaggtggacgtgctaaccagtcggccaccgtgccgccctcttgAACCTCTCAAACTTACATTACAGCCAAGGAAGACAAACGTAAATGCTGTCAGTTTCTACAGTTAGCTTCAAAGTTAGCCTCTTAAGTTAGCTTCCACCATTACCTCTAAAATTAGAGCTAAGGAAGAGCAACGTTAGCTTCAGTGTTTGCTTCAATGTTAGCCTCCTAAGTTAGCTTCCAACACCTACCTATAACGACAGAGCTAAGGAAGCCCAACGTTAACTTCAGACGTTAGCGGAAACGTTAGCTTTCAACGTCACCTGTAACATTGGAGCTGGGGAAGCCTGACATTAGTTAGCTCCACTGATGCCAGTTGACCTTCCTATGATCTCATCAGGTGCCGGACGCCATCAGGAAGTGCCAGCGCGCGGGCATTACGGTGCGCATGGTGACGGGAGACAACATCAACACGGCGCGCGCCATCGCCAGCAAGTGCGGCATCCTGCAGCCCGGAGACGACTTCCTGTGCCTGGAGGGCAAAGAGTTCAACAGACGCATACGCAACCAGCTGGGCGAGGTCCGTACCAAAGCAGTCAATCAAGCATATGCACAAAGtcaactgactttttttttttttttttaaattgtcgcACAGATCGAGCAGGAGCGTATTGACAAAATCTGGCCCAAACTCAGAGTCCTCGCCCGGTCATCACCCACCGACAAACACACCCTGGTCAAAGGTCAGACATGCTCTTGTGCAAGGAGACGGGCAAAATATCCAGCCCACTGGTTGTCAGCGTAATGACAAGCTAATTCCAATGGAGTAAGGTTTTTGTTCTGTTTGCCAATGGagtaaggtttttgttttgtttcacgtTCTCTTAATTGCTAAGCGCTACCTGGCAACTTCACAAATGCAGAAGGCCTGCCGTCCTGCCAGGTGATAACGTGATTTTGCGTCCATCCGGTCAGGCATCATCGACAGCGCGGTGCTGGAGCAGAGGCAGGTCGTCGCGGTAACCGGAGACGGCACCAACGACGGACCCGCCCTCAAGAAAGCCGACGTCGGATTCGCCATGGTAACTGAGTACTCGCGGGAATAAAATAGAATTCTAATCCAAAGAAATAATATCAAATATGCCAAAAAGtagaaaacacaaatgaaatCAAACCAAACCGACTCAAGTCAAATGTGGCGGTTGCGTTGCAGGGCATCGCGGGGACGGACGTGGCGAAGGAGGCGTCGGACATCATCCTGACGGACGACAACTTCAGCAGCATCGTCAAGGCGGTCATGTGGGGGAGGAACGTCTACGACAGCATCTCCAAGTTCCTGCAGTTCCAGCTCACCGTCAACGTGGTGGCCGTCATCGTGGCCTTCACCGGCGCCTGCGTCACGCAGGTCGGGGCGCCGCCGGGACCGCGTCCCCGCCCGCCCTCGGTTACTTCGTCCTCTCACGTTGTCCCGCCGACTTCTAGGACTCCCCCCTGAAGGCGGTGCAGATGCTGTGGGTCAACCTGATCATGGACACGTTCGCCTCGCTGGCGCTGGCCACCGAGCCGCCCACCGAGGCGCTGTTGCTGCGCAGCCCGTACGGACGCAGCAAGCCGCTCGTCTCGCGCACCATGATGAAGAACATCCTGGGCCACGCCGTCTACCAGCTGGCCGTCATCTTCACGCTGCTCTTCGTCGGTCAGTGCATCCTTTCTAGGCAGAATCCACTGGCGACTGGCGGACTGGccctccttttttaaaaaattttttttttttttactttatttatatatagcATGACTACGGTTTGATGACATATTATTTAAAGCTGGACTTACTAAGATGTGTTTTTCATGGatggtgtcttcagacaaacGTTCAACACAAATACCAGATTTGATGACTGATGATGAAATTGGCTAGGCCGGCCCACTCTTCCGTTTCCATggcaatctgtttttttttttttttcccccggggGTGATCAGGTGAGCTGCTGCTGGACGTGGACTGCGGGCGCAACGCGCCGCTGCACGCGCCGCCGTCGGAGCACTACACCATGGTGTTCAACACGTTCGTGCTCATGCAGCTCTTCAACGAGATCAACGCCCGCAAGATCCACGGCGAGAGGAACGTCTTCGAGGACGTCCTCGACAACCCCATCTTCTGCTCCATCTTGCTCGGGACCTTCGTCATTCAGgtacgtccatccattttcttctgcttatccgaggtcgggtcgcgggggcagtagcttgagcagggacgcccagacttccctctccccagccacttcctccagctcctccgaggggatcccgaggcgtcctgaggccagccgggagacgtagtctctccggcgtgtcctgggtcgtccccggggtctcctcacctcatcggggaggcgtccgggaggcatccgaatcaaatgccccagccacctcatctggctcctctcgatgtggaatTTTTATggaattgaaataaatgaatcaatcaataaaacatttgtaattgaAGACGGTCAAtggaatcaaataaaataaattaaaatacatattcattttgtaattgaaGAACAATAGCTGGAACAAAATACAACTAAATGAACTATTttactttcatttattttttattttttacaaattacacatttattatGCAGTTGAATCACAATGATGGAtggaataaaagaaaatgaattaaaatacaaaaatggtgtaaataaaatgaaatgcgtATTTTTTCATTGAATGACGATTAATAACAATGTAaactaaaatgtgtaaaaatgacactacatatacataaaaatgtaattagaaaAGCAAGATGCAATCAAATGAACTAGTACTTAAACGTGTTGCCGCTGCGTTGCCGCAGGTGCTGATCGTGCAGTTCGGTGGAAAACCCTTCAGCTGCGTGAGCCTCAGCGTGGAGCAGTGGCTCTGGTGCACCTTGCTGGGCTTCGGCAGCCTCCTGTGGGGCCAGGTGAGCCGGACGGGAGCGACGGCACCCTCCCGTGCCGCCGATGACCTTTGCCCCCTTCCTCGCAGCTGGTGTCCAGCGTGCCGACCCGCTGGCTGAAGTTCCTGAAGACGGCGGGCCACGGCACCAAGCAGGAGGAGATCCCcgaggaggagctggaggagatgAAGGACCCCGACGAGATCGACCACGCCGAGATGGAGCTGAGGAGGGGCCAGGTGCTCTGGTGCCGAGG contains these protein-coding regions:
- the LOC133402856 gene encoding plasma membrane calcium-transporting ATPase 1-like isoform X1, with the protein product MANSSFRASKHGGRGSAYPEAEFSCSLQELRSLMELRGDDAHDRIRQNYCDVNGLCARLRTSTLEGLDGSWEDLERRRQAFGPNVTPPKKPKTFVQLVWEALQDVTLIILEVAAIISLGLSFYRPPHADRDSCGSAAGSVSDEGESETGWIEGAAILLSVACVVLVTAFNDWSKEKQFRGLQSRIEQEQKFSVLRAGQLAQVKVSDIVVGDIAHVKYGDLLPADGILIQGNDLKIDESSLTGESDHVKKSADKDPMLLSGTHVMEGSGKMVVTAVGVNSQTGIIFALLGASEEAGDGDDDKGDKGKKKKKEERKKREKKDKKSKKDEKGKKGKSKDGAPVEMEPLNKDAEPEKKKSNMRKKEKSVLQGKLTKLAVQIGKAGLFMSTLTVIILIVRFVVDTFWIQGIPWTSECVPIYMKFLVKFFIIGVTVLVVAVPEGLPLAVTISLAYSVKKMMKDNNLVRHLDACETMGNATAICSDKTGTLTMNRMTVVQVYLAGCYHKKVPEPSLVHAKVLDLLVLGIGVNCAYTTKIMPPEKEGGLPRQVGNKTECALLGLSVDLQRDYQSIRNDIPEEKLFKVYTFNSVRKSMSTVLKNHDGSYRMFSKGASEILLRKCCKILTENGVAKAFKPRDREKLMKTVIEPMASEGLRTICLAYRDFTAADQPDWDDEADILTGLTCIAVVGIEDPVRPEVPDAIRKCQRAGITVRMVTGDNINTARAIASKCGILQPGDDFLCLEGKEFNRRIRNQLGEIEQERIDKIWPKLRVLARSSPTDKHTLVKGIIDSAVLEQRQVVAVTGDGTNDGPALKKADVGFAMGIAGTDVAKEASDIILTDDNFSSIVKAVMWGRNVYDSISKFLQFQLTVNVVAVIVAFTGACVTQDSPLKAVQMLWVNLIMDTFASLALATEPPTEALLLRSPYGRSKPLVSRTMMKNILGHAVYQLAVIFTLLFVGELLLDVDCGRNAPLHAPPSEHYTMVFNTFVLMQLFNEINARKIHGERNVFEDVLDNPIFCSILLGTFVIQVLIVQFGGKPFSCVSLSVEQWLWCTLLGFGSLLWGQLVSSVPTRWLKFLKTAGHGTKQEEIPEEELEEMKDPDEIDHAEMELRRGQVLWCRGLQRIQTQIRVVNAFRDSVSPYENLETPESRSSIHNFMSHPEFRIDDSEPHIPLIDELEAEDDAPAKRNSVPVPNNTAPERPLLPPPLPARAAGLISANSAGLPPCPGSPLHSLETSL
- the LOC133402856 gene encoding plasma membrane calcium-transporting ATPase 1-like isoform X2; this translates as MANSSFRASKHGGRGSAYPEAEFSCSLQELRSLMELRGDDAHDRIRQNYCDVNGLCARLRTSTLEGLDGSWEDLERRRQAFGPNVTPPKKPKTFVQLVWEALQDVTLIILEVAAIISLGLSFYRPPHADRDSCGSAAGSVSDEGESETGWIEGAAILLSVACVVLVTAFNDWSKEKQFRGLQSRIEQEQKFSVLRAGQLAQVKVSDIVVGDIAHVKYGDLLPADGILIQGNDLKIDESSLTGESDHVKKSADKDPMLLSGTHVMEGSGKMVVTAVGVNSQTGIIFALLGASEEAGDGDDDKGDKGKKKKKEERKKREKKDKKRKSKDGAPVEMEPLNKDAEPEKKKSNMRKKEKSVLQGKLTKLAVQIGKAGLFMSTLTVIILIVRFVVDTFWIQGIPWTSECVPIYMKFLVKFFIIGVTVLVVAVPEGLPLAVTISLAYSVKKMMKDNNLVRHLDACETMGNATAICSDKTGTLTMNRMTVVQVYLAGCYHKKVPEPSLVHAKVLDLLVLGIGVNCAYTTKIMPPEKEGGLPRQVGNKTECALLGLSVDLQRDYQSIRNDIPEEKLFKVYTFNSVRKSMSTVLKNHDGSYRMFSKGASEILLRKCCKILTENGVAKAFKPRDREKLMKTVIEPMASEGLRTICLAYRDFTAADQPDWDDEADILTGLTCIAVVGIEDPVRPEVPDAIRKCQRAGITVRMVTGDNINTARAIASKCGILQPGDDFLCLEGKEFNRRIRNQLGEIEQERIDKIWPKLRVLARSSPTDKHTLVKGIIDSAVLEQRQVVAVTGDGTNDGPALKKADVGFAMGIAGTDVAKEASDIILTDDNFSSIVKAVMWGRNVYDSISKFLQFQLTVNVVAVIVAFTGACVTQDSPLKAVQMLWVNLIMDTFASLALATEPPTEALLLRSPYGRSKPLVSRTMMKNILGHAVYQLAVIFTLLFVGELLLDVDCGRNAPLHAPPSEHYTMVFNTFVLMQLFNEINARKIHGERNVFEDVLDNPIFCSILLGTFVIQVLIVQFGGKPFSCVSLSVEQWLWCTLLGFGSLLWGQLVSSVPTRWLKFLKTAGHGTKQEEIPEEELEEMKDPDEIDHAEMELRRGQVLWCRGLQRIQTQIRVVNAFRDSVSPYENLETPESRSSIHNFMSHPEFRIDDSEPHIPLIDELEAEDDAPAKRNSVPVPNNTAPERPLLPPPLPARAAGLISANSAGLPPCPGSPLHSLETSL